The DNA segment TGCTGCTAACATCAACACAGCACCTACTGTGTTCCACCAAACTTCAGTGCCTGCAAGGGTCGTCTGATCATCGTCAGCGAGAGTAATCAGCACCGTCATTCCATTCGGAAAAAAGGCTAAGAGCGGGGTCAGCTTCTCCTGCCATGACTAGCTTTCCAAAATCCACTGGTCAGGAAAGACATTCTTGTTCAGGGCTATTCCAGCTCCATTGTTGGCAAGCCGAAGCCCTTTGGTCAGCTTTTGTGGATGCTCATTTCTCCTATCTTCATGTTCACTTCCTCAAAGAAAGTAACCTTCTTGGCATCTCTTGTTTGGAAAGCCAGAGAAGTGAATACTCTTTTGCTTCTTGTGGTAACTTGGTGAACTTGTTTGGGAAGGAAAAGAAGTTAAGAGAACATCAGCATCCATGAATGAGAATTGGGATAAGCTATTTTTATGCTGTCAATCTGTCCATAttcccctttttcttttttgttgcaaAAGTAGAGAGTGGAATTCCTCCTCACCTCCATATTCTTGACTGCAGTCAGTGAGTATAACACCCTTCTCAGTGTGGTGTAGGCATGTAGCCCAAACAATGATCTTCCCAACCCCTATATTCTACCATGCTTTATTCCTGTGATGAATCCATTCTTCTAGTCGACAAGTGTCTGAAGTCTTCTTCTGCGTGTATGACTTCGATCATAGTCTCCAGGCTTCTTTGCTCGCATCGATTATCCATAGTCGTAAATTTAAGATCTATCACCTATGCAACAATATAAATAAATCGAGTGCATGTGAGATGAGAGAACCCTACAAAATCTGATCATGAATGGACTGACAGCACCACTGCCGGAATCTCCAAATCCACCAACTTCGATCATCATCAACACACAGAAACATGGCAAGAAAAAGCTTCCAGCGTTGCATGGCGCAGATGTAACATACTGTTTGCATGCAGACAAACCAAGTACGTGGAGGGGTGCAACTGCAACATGTAGATTCACAGATACAACATGTATTTGTATTAAAATCTTCCATATGGATGATTGTTATCTAAAGTCTCAAATGAGTAATACATTATCATTCCTAAACTTCATGCACTAATTAAGCTCCAGCATACCCCAATCTTATGATTCTATGTAGTATATAAGACCCTGTAATCTGATACTTCTCTTCTATACTCTACCACTTCACTCCTATAAGCACTCCCATTTGAGTTGTAGAGATGATGGCATGAAGAGAGCTACATCTCTCTTCCCCCATAACTCGCTAACCACTACTTTACAGGCAACATATTACAACATCCAAATCcactatagagagagagagagagagagagagagagatgcactaATCAGCCTATGAGTTCTGGTAGTAGTTGAGCAGAAAACCTCTCTCTGCCCTGAACGCTGCTGCATTGGAAGAATGCGCCACCGCTGCATTGTTGTTGAGGCTGCAGTAGTCACCAGCTTCGGTGTTCATCTCCACCCTCCTCCCCATCTGCATGCTCTCGCTGGATAGAAACGATGGTTGTGCTCCTGATAGGGGAAGACTCGCGCTGTGTTGAAGCCCAAGAGTGAGGGAGACGCCGTTGCCGGAGAACCTCGGAGCGAATTGCTCTGCGTCGAACCTTCCGAGCTCCCCTCCGATCGGATACGCCCCATAGCTGCCGCCATGGCTGGTGTTGCCTGGTATCAGCGGGTACCCTTGTTCCCCTCCCCTGTGTCTTCCGTCGATGAGTTTCATCAAGATGTCTTGGTTGTTCGTCTCGTCCGGCTTCACTTCGATCCCGATGGAGTGTGCCACGGAATTCACGTGCCTCTTGGCCTTCTTGATCGACGGTTGTTCGATCGCGTCCTTGTCGTGGAACGCTGGGCTTTGGCCGTGCGCGAAGGATGACGGCTGCACCGCTGCCAAGGTTTGATTCGGATCAATCTTGAGGCTCTCGGATGGCGCCGTCCCTGTCGGGCTGCCTTCTTGTTGAGCGTTGGACTTGGATGTGGAGCTGCCATTGGCGTCGCTCTTGCTTGCGTTCTCTTCGGAATTGTTCTGTTCTTGGTCTTTGAGCTCTTCCAAGTACATCTCCTCCACCATCGGCTTCCAGAGCCTCACTCTCGCGTTTATGAACCAATTGGAGACCTACAGCGAAGAAGAAGAACACCAAATTCCTTACCATAACCTTCAACATCATTACAGGAAAAAGATGACTTCCACAAAGTTACCTGGCTCCTCGTGAGCCCTGTTTGCTTAGCAAGCATGAGCTTGTCTGAATCCTTCGGATATCTGCAAATCATCCAGAAAGTCAGATTCACGAACATGTTAATGTCAGTGATAACATCGGAAGAGTTTGATCTGAGCACTTACGGGTGGAGGAAGTGTTCGAAGAGCCAAGCTCGGAGAATAGAAACAGAGCGCTCCGGCAGTCCTCTCTGAGGCCTCCAAGCATTCTGCTGGATCATTCCGAGCTGTTGGAGTGCCCGCTGCTGTCTCAGATGATGATCGATGAACCGAAGCCTGGAGCCTCCCGACTTGGAGTCTTCCTCTCCCAGACTCTTGCTGGTTTCTCGAATTTGGGCGGTGATAGCGTCCCGGAGACACCGGAATTGCTTTGATATCGTCCGAAGGGCCAGCGCGGTGTATGTTCTTGCTGATCCGTAGCCCGCAACAGCTTCGAATGAAGAGACCACGATTTGCATTTGGTGGTGGTACTGTCTGTACCTCTGTTCCACCTTCAGATTGCCCCAAAGGAAAGCCGAACAAGTAAATTGGCAGATCAAAGGCACAAACAACGAGGAAGAACGTCCTAATGTTTGATTCCATTACCTCCTCAAGCATGTTGATGAGCTTGGCCTTCTTCATCTGAAGTTCCTGCCTCTCTGCCGTCGTTAGATCTGCACCTCGCTTTGCGCTCGTGTTGCCCTCGGATGTTCCGGCGCCGGGATCTTTCAACTCTACGTTGCTGCTGTCGGCAGGATTCTTCAAAGGAGCTCCCTTGGCAGCCTCATCTTTAACCCCCTTCCCCACGTTCACCACCTCATCGAGCAGTTGCTGTGCTGCCTTCAGGTACTTGGTTCCCATCAGAAAGCTCTGCAGGCCCGAGCCGCCATTAGCAGCACCGGACGCCACGGACGCCGACGCCGCGATCTTCACCTCGTTGGCGGCGCTGGCCGGAGTTATCTCCTGCGCTGGAGCCACCATCTCGTGCGGAGAGAGGCTGAGGGACAGCCCTTGCTGCGCCGACGGCGCGGTGGAGGTGCGCCAGGGACCGAATTGCGACGCCATGT comes from the Musa acuminata AAA Group cultivar baxijiao chromosome BXJ1-10, Cavendish_Baxijiao_AAA, whole genome shotgun sequence genome and includes:
- the LOC135595474 gene encoding LOW QUALITY PROTEIN: BEL1-like homeodomain protein 1 (The sequence of the model RefSeq protein was modified relative to this genomic sequence to represent the inferred CDS: inserted 1 base in 1 codon) encodes the protein MATYFHGAPEIQPDGLQTLYLMNPSYVGYTDAAAPANMVFLNSTMNSVNSINLAQTGQQQHFVGIPLQSAAQPHDSHRSQPIHASHDVPAVQGLLPRSHYNLWTTATSSNPVDMASQFGPWRTSTAPSAQQGLSLSLSPHEMVAPAQEITPASAANEVKIAASASVASGAANGGSGLQSFLMGTKYLKAAQQLLDEVVNVGKGVKDEAAKGAPLKNPADSSNVELKDPGAGTSEGNTSAKRGADLTTAERQELQMKKAKLINMLEEVEQRYRQYHHQMQIVVSSFEAVAGYGSARTYTALALRTISKQFRCLRDAITAQIRETSKSLGEEDSKSGGSRLRFIDHHLRQQRALQQLGMIQQNAWRPQRGLPERSVSILRAWLFEHFLHPYPKDSDKLMLAKQTGLTRSQVSNWFINARVRLWKPMVEEMYLEELKDQEQNNSEENASKSDANGSSTSKSNAQQEGSPTGTAPSESLKIDPNQTLAAVQPSSFAHGQSPAFHDKDAIEQPSIKKAKRHVNSVAHSIGIEVKPDETNNQDILMKLIDGRHRGGEQGYPLIPGNTSHGGSYGAYPIGGELGRFDAEQFAPRFSGNGVSLTLGLQHSASLPLSGAQPSFLSSESMQMGRRVEMNTEAGDYCSLNNNAAVAHSSNAXSVQGRERFSAQLLPELIG